The following DNA comes from Mustela nigripes isolate SB6536 unplaced genomic scaffold, MUSNIG.SB6536 HiC_scaffold_16862, whole genome shotgun sequence.
CATACAGCTTGATTACTGTAAGTCCAACGTTATAGACCATTTTACCTGTGATTATTTCCCCTTACAACACCTTTCTTGTTCAGACACAAAATTCCTAGAGACAGTGGGTTTTTCCTGTGCTGTGTTTACTCTACTGTTCACTTTGGCGTTAATAATTCTGTCCTACATATATATCATTAGTACAATTTTGAGGCTTCCTTCTGCTAGTCAGAGGACAAAGTCCTTTTCCACCTGTTCATCCCACATGATTGTCACCTCCATCTCCTATGGCAGCTGCATTTTCATGTATATTAATCCAGCAGCAAAATACAGAGTGTCTCTGAGCAAGGGTGTTGCTGTGCTGAACACCTTAGTAGCCCCCATACTGAACCCCTTTCTTTACAGCTTAAGAAACCAGCAAGTCAAGCGAGCCTTCATGGACAGGGCAAGGAAGACTGTATTTttctcaagcaaaaaaaaaaaagataaaagtcttGTCATAAATTAGAGACATAATCAAGAACAAGTAAATAAGAAACAGGGCCCCACCAAGTTCTATAAATATCCATGTAGTCTCACTAGAGTTCTGTTTCATTACTTATATTTCTATTACCAGCAGTATACTGAG
Coding sequences within:
- the LOC132009362 gene encoding olfactory receptor 6C1-like, with translation SFTTVSIPKFLGTLITGDKTISFNDCIAQLFFLILLGVTEFCLLATMSYDHYIAICKPLHYMTIMNPRVCKLLLFASWLASFLIIFPSLMLFIQLDYCKSNVIDHFTCDYFPLQHLSCSDTKFLETVGFSCAVFTLLFTLALIILSYIYIISTILRLPSASQRTKSFSTCSSHMIVTSISYGSCIFMYINPAAKYRVSLSKGVAVLNTLVAPILNPFLYSLRNQQVKRAFMDRARKTVFFS